One window of uncultured Erythrobacter sp. genomic DNA carries:
- the secA gene encoding preprotein translocase subunit SecA: MFNKLVKSVFGSSNDRYVKSLGKVVDKINALEPMIQQLSDEALQAQTSKFREQLDNGSTQEDILPEAFATVREASMRVLGMRHFDVQLIGGIVLQRGEIAEMRTGEGKTLMATLAVYLNAIEGKGVHVVTVNDYLARRDAEWMGQLYTWLGLSVGVIVPNMDEFSKRDAYNADITYGTNNEFGFDYLRDNMKHDRRQMAQRPFNFAIVDEVDSILIDEARTPLIISGPTEDKSDLYVKLDEVAKEVPEEWYEKDEKTKNIQFNEEGLDAIERMLEDKGLLETDNLYDVENTQVVHHLDQAMKAVHMFHRDDHYIVKDNKVVIIDEFTGRMMDGRRWSNGLHQAVEAKEGAKIEPENQTMASITFQNYFRMYPKLSGMTGTAATEAAEFWDIYKVNVVEIPTNVPVQRIDEEDEFYKNTIDKFQAIAKSIAEKQAIGQPILVGTVSIEKSELLSQFLDKEGVKHEVLNARQHEREAHIVAQAGRLGAVTIATNMAGRGTDIQLGGNVEFRIEDELSEMEDGLVKDAEITRIREEVAAERAKVLEAGGLFVLGTERHESRRIDNQLRGRSGRQGDPGLSRFYLCLEDDLLRIFGPDTLFAKMMNSNLEDGEAIGSKWLSKAIETAQKKVEARNYDTRKQVVQYDDVMNDQRKVIYEQRSEIMDSETVDDVVVDMRHDTIQSVIAASCPPGSYPEQWDIEGLKEKLQDVFAITPPIDDWMEEDEVHQEIFEERIRAQTDAMMEAKVAKYDLALWHGAEKKELLKLLDFHWKEHLATLDALRQVIWMRGIAQKQPINEYKQEAFGLFETMLATLREDVTKVLFIGELQEVHPAPEALPDLPDFLTGHIDPLTGLDNSADGDGSAERPELFGSLAGSPRAAFGPGGANPENPYAGMSVSRNAPCPCGSGNKYKHCHGAAGARTTA; encoded by the coding sequence ATGTTCAACAAGCTCGTCAAATCCGTCTTTGGTTCCTCCAACGACCGCTACGTCAAATCGCTCGGCAAAGTCGTCGACAAGATCAACGCGCTTGAGCCGATGATCCAGCAGCTGAGCGACGAAGCTCTGCAAGCGCAAACGAGCAAATTTCGCGAGCAGCTCGACAATGGATCGACGCAGGAAGACATTCTGCCAGAGGCCTTTGCCACCGTGCGCGAGGCTTCGATGCGGGTGCTGGGCATGCGCCACTTTGACGTGCAGCTGATCGGCGGGATCGTGCTCCAGCGTGGCGAGATTGCCGAAATGCGCACGGGTGAAGGCAAGACCCTGATGGCGACGCTCGCCGTCTATCTCAACGCGATTGAGGGCAAGGGCGTCCACGTTGTGACGGTCAACGATTACCTCGCCCGCCGCGACGCCGAATGGATGGGCCAGCTCTACACATGGCTGGGCCTGAGCGTCGGGGTGATCGTGCCGAACATGGACGAATTCTCGAAGCGCGACGCCTACAATGCCGACATCACCTACGGCACGAATAACGAGTTTGGCTTCGACTATCTGCGCGACAATATGAAGCACGACCGCCGCCAGATGGCGCAGCGTCCCTTCAACTTCGCGATTGTTGATGAGGTCGACTCGATCCTGATCGACGAAGCGCGAACCCCGCTGATCATCTCCGGCCCGACAGAGGACAAGTCCGACCTCTATGTGAAGCTGGATGAAGTCGCCAAGGAAGTGCCCGAGGAATGGTACGAGAAGGACGAGAAGACCAAGAACATCCAGTTCAACGAAGAGGGGCTGGATGCGATCGAGAGGATGCTCGAAGACAAGGGCCTGCTGGAAACCGACAACCTCTATGATGTCGAGAACACGCAGGTCGTCCACCACCTCGACCAGGCGATGAAGGCGGTTCACATGTTCCACCGCGACGATCATTATATCGTCAAGGATAACAAGGTCGTGATCATCGACGAGTTCACCGGCCGGATGATGGACGGGCGGCGCTGGTCAAACGGTCTGCATCAGGCGGTTGAGGCCAAGGAAGGCGCCAAGATTGAGCCGGAAAACCAGACCATGGCCTCGATCACGTTCCAGAACTATTTCCGCATGTATCCCAAACTGTCGGGCATGACCGGCACGGCGGCGACCGAAGCGGCGGAGTTTTGGGACATCTACAAGGTCAATGTTGTCGAGATCCCGACCAACGTTCCGGTCCAGCGGATCGACGAGGAAGACGAGTTCTACAAGAACACGATCGACAAGTTTCAGGCGATTGCGAAGTCGATCGCGGAAAAGCAGGCCATCGGTCAGCCGATCCTGGTCGGCACCGTCTCTATCGAAAAGTCCGAGCTGCTCAGCCAGTTCCTCGACAAGGAGGGCGTGAAGCACGAAGTCCTCAACGCCCGCCAGCATGAGCGCGAGGCGCACATTGTCGCGCAGGCGGGCCGTCTTGGTGCGGTCACGATCGCCACCAACATGGCGGGCCGCGGGACCGATATTCAGCTGGGCGGTAACGTCGAATTCCGGATCGAGGATGAACTCTCCGAAATGGAAGACGGCCTCGTCAAGGACGCCGAGATCACCCGAATCAGGGAAGAAGTCGCCGCCGAACGCGCGAAAGTGCTCGAAGCGGGCGGTCTGTTCGTCCTCGGCACAGAGCGCCATGAAAGCCGCCGGATCGACAACCAGCTGCGCGGCCGCTCGGGCCGTCAGGGCGATCCGGGCCTTTCGCGCTTCTACCTGTGTCTCGAAGACGATTTGCTGCGCATTTTCGGCCCCGACACGCTCTTTGCCAAGATGATGAACTCCAACCTCGAAGACGGCGAGGCCATCGGGTCCAAATGGCTCTCCAAAGCCATCGAAACCGCGCAGAAAAAGGTCGAGGCTCGCAATTACGACACGCGCAAACAGGTCGTCCAATACGACGATGTGATGAACGACCAGCGCAAGGTGATCTACGAACAGCGCTCCGAAATTATGGACAGTGAAACGGTCGACGATGTCGTGGTGGATATGCGCCACGACACGATCCAGTCGGTCATCGCCGCCAGCTGCCCTCCCGGTTCGTATCCCGAACAATGGGATATCGAGGGGCTGAAGGAGAAGCTGCAAGACGTCTTTGCCATCACCCCTCCCATCGACGACTGGATGGAAGAGGACGAGGTCCATCAGGAAATCTTCGAAGAGCGCATTCGCGCCCAGACCGACGCAATGATGGAAGCCAAGGTGGCCAAATACGACCTCGCGCTTTGGCACGGTGCTGAAAAAAAGGAATTGCTCAAACTGCTCGACTTCCACTGGAAGGAGCACCTCGCCACGTTGGATGCCTTGCGCCAGGTTATCTGGATGCGCGGGATCGCGCAGAAGCAGCCGATCAACGAGTACAAGCAGGAGGCATTCGGCCTGTTCGAGACGATGCTCGCAACACTGCGTGAAGATGTCACCAAGGTCTTGTTCATTGGAGAGTTGCAGGAAGTTCACCCCGCACCCGAAGCCTTGCCCGACCTGCCAGACTTCCTCACCGGCCATATCGACCCGCTCACCGGGCTCGACAATTCGGCCGATGGCGACGGATCGGCGGAGCGGCCCGAACTGTTCGGATCGCTTGCAGGCAGCCCGCGCGCGGCCTTCGGTCCGGGCGGGGCCAATCCTGAGAACCCCTATGCGGGTATGTCTGTGAGCCGGAACGCGCCGTGCCCATGCGGTTCGGGCAACAAATACAAGCATTGCCACGGAGCCGCAGGCGCGCGCACCACTGCTTGA
- the argJ gene encoding bifunctional glutamate N-acetyltransferase/amino-acid acetyltransferase ArgJ produces the protein MELETSPLALPFPDMPQISGVHQRVSRARYKDWDRADLTYVELDEGTALAGVFTQSACASSEVELGREQVKSGTARALIVNAGNSNAFTGYRGREAVEQIMDQVSQHIGCSPREVLVSSTGVIGVPLPKDKAREGVAAALTAEHCSWQDAAEAIATTDTFAKGAHTSAMVGDTRVELCGIIKGSGMIAPDMATMLGYIFTDADVAPAFLQDLLASANSQSFSCITVDGDTSTSDTVLAFATGKAGHARIEGWDSPGADAFAAALSDMCRQLAQSVVRDGEGASKFITIRVSGAVSDDSARRVGLTIANSPLVKTAIAGEDANWGRVVMAVGKAGEPADRDKLSIAFGGVWSARDGLPVDDYDEAPVAEHLKGQEIDLAVELGMGEGRATVWTCDLTHGYISINADYRS, from the coding sequence ATGGAACTCGAAACCTCCCCGCTGGCCCTGCCCTTTCCCGATATGCCTCAGATTTCCGGCGTGCATCAGCGCGTGTCGCGGGCGCGGTATAAAGACTGGGACCGCGCCGATCTGACCTATGTCGAACTCGACGAAGGCACCGCGCTTGCGGGCGTCTTTACCCAAAGCGCCTGCGCCTCCAGCGAGGTTGAGCTGGGCCGCGAGCAAGTGAAATCAGGCACGGCGCGCGCGCTGATCGTCAATGCGGGCAATTCCAACGCTTTCACCGGCTATCGCGGGCGCGAAGCGGTCGAACAGATCATGGATCAGGTGTCGCAGCATATCGGCTGCAGCCCGCGCGAAGTTCTGGTTTCCTCCACCGGCGTGATCGGGGTGCCCTTGCCCAAGGACAAAGCGCGCGAAGGCGTGGCGGCGGCGCTCACCGCCGAACATTGCAGCTGGCAGGACGCCGCCGAGGCAATCGCCACCACCGACACTTTCGCCAAGGGTGCGCACACCTCGGCGATGGTGGGTGACACGCGGGTTGAGTTGTGCGGGATCATCAAGGGTAGCGGCATGATCGCGCCCGATATGGCGACGATGCTGGGCTATATCTTCACCGATGCAGATGTGGCTCCGGCCTTCCTGCAAGACCTGCTCGCCAGCGCCAATTCGCAAAGTTTCAGCTGCATCACCGTCGATGGCGACACCTCGACCAGCGACACCGTTCTCGCCTTCGCGACCGGCAAGGCTGGACATGCGCGGATCGAAGGATGGGACTCGCCGGGAGCCGACGCATTCGCCGCTGCGCTCTCCGATATGTGCCGCCAGCTGGCTCAGTCGGTGGTCCGCGACGGCGAAGGGGCAAGCAAGTTTATCACAATTCGCGTCTCAGGCGCAGTGAGCGATGACAGCGCGCGCCGCGTCGGCCTGACCATTGCGAACTCGCCTTTGGTGAAGACCGCGATTGCGGGCGAAGACGCCAATTGGGGCCGCGTCGTCATGGCCGTGGGCAAGGCAGGCGAACCGGCGGACCGCGACAAGCTCTCCATCGCTTTCGGAGGCGTCTGGTCCGCGCGCGACGGCCTACCGGTCGATGACTATGACGAAGCGCCTGTTGCCGAACACCTCAAGGGGCAGGAGATCGACCTGGCCGTCGAACTCGGCATGGGCGAAGGCCGGGCGACGGTTTGGACCTGCGACCTCACCCACGGCTATATCTCGATCAACGCGGATTATCGTTCGTGA
- a CDS encoding HAD family acid phosphatase has protein sequence MTDTNRVKTVLFDIDGTLANIEHRRTYLAPPKPNWGAFNGAMGHDTPNEPIVALYKTLWRTVDYAPILVTGRNEKFRQVTEQWLAWNEIPFDRLLMRADKDSRADHVIKEEILDRLLAEGLNIVFTVDDRQQVVDMWRRRGIVCLQCDVGDF, from the coding sequence ATGACTGACACCAATCGCGTCAAAACAGTTCTCTTCGATATCGACGGGACGCTCGCAAATATTGAACATCGCCGAACCTATCTCGCACCGCCGAAGCCCAACTGGGGAGCGTTCAACGGCGCGATGGGTCATGACACGCCGAATGAACCCATCGTCGCTTTGTACAAGACACTTTGGCGGACTGTGGACTATGCTCCAATCCTTGTAACCGGCCGGAATGAGAAGTTCAGGCAGGTGACTGAGCAATGGCTGGCATGGAACGAGATCCCTTTCGATCGCTTGCTAATGCGCGCTGATAAGGATTCGAGAGCAGACCATGTCATCAAGGAAGAAATACTCGACCGGCTGCTCGCGGAAGGTTTGAACATCGTTTTTACCGTGGATGATCGCCAGCAAGTCGTCGACATGTGGCGGCGCAGGGGGATTGTCTGCCTGCAATGCGATGTCGGGGACTTCTAG
- a CDS encoding sulfite exporter TauE/SafE family protein, whose amino-acid sequence MPLIVLLAAGFFITALLYASVGFGGGSTYAALLALSGLDYRVLPMVVLACNIVVVAGSSLRFARAGLTPWKGALLLTALAAPAAFLGGLFQIDERSFMALLGGSLVLTAATMLIPVGDQTEGEAGSLARYMPLVAVPMGFLAGVVGIGGGIFLAPLLHLTRWAGPRAIAATTSFFILVNSLFGLAGQLAKNGAATFTGAIYEALPLLIAVVLGGQIGSLLAVKFLPLRWIRWLTAVLVLVVGVRLLVGG is encoded by the coding sequence ATGCCGTTGATCGTGCTCCTTGCCGCCGGGTTCTTCATCACCGCGCTGCTCTATGCCAGCGTCGGCTTTGGCGGGGGATCGACCTATGCCGCGCTGCTGGCGCTGTCGGGGCTCGATTACCGGGTGCTGCCGATGGTGGTGCTGGCCTGCAATATCGTGGTGGTGGCCGGATCAAGCCTGCGCTTCGCCCGCGCAGGGCTGACCCCGTGGAAGGGCGCGCTGCTGCTCACCGCGCTGGCTGCACCGGCGGCGTTTCTGGGCGGGTTGTTCCAGATCGACGAGCGCAGCTTCATGGCTCTCTTGGGCGGCTCTCTGGTGCTGACCGCCGCGACGATGCTGATCCCTGTCGGTGACCAGACGGAGGGTGAGGCTGGCTCACTCGCGCGCTATATGCCGCTTGTGGCTGTGCCGATGGGCTTTCTGGCCGGCGTGGTCGGGATCGGCGGAGGCATCTTCCTCGCCCCACTTCTACACCTCACCCGCTGGGCAGGCCCCCGCGCCATCGCAGCGACCACCAGCTTCTTCATCCTCGTAAACTCGCTCTTCGGCCTGGCCGGACAACTCGCCAAGAACGGCGCTGCGACTTTCACCGGCGCCATCTACGAAGCGCTCCCGCTGCTGATCGCAGTGGTGCTGGGCGGCCAGATCGGCAGCCTGCTGGCGGTGAAGTTCCTGCCCCTGCGCTGGATCAGATGGCTGACCGCAGTGCTGGTGCTGGTTGTGGGGGTGCGGTTGTTGGTGGGGGGCTAG
- a CDS encoding NAD kinase, giving the protein MGTAIVTETSDSNHKSSKTADGFTKVALLASETPRAQEAFSMLWAQRDWAPLEEAEAAVVLGGDGFMLQTLHAMLDTERVIPAYGMNLGTVGFLMNRFDKRANVLARLERSHGKRIAPLLIEAVTQDGETHQLRAINELSLLRETRQTAKIEVTVGSRVRIKELVGDGVLVATPAGSTAYNFSANGPILPLDSQMLALTPISPFRPRRWRGAILPDQMPIKFRVLEPAKRSVSAVADQKEVRDIAEVTVRIAPESELELLFDPGQSLAERIVSEQFAVD; this is encoded by the coding sequence ATGGGGACCGCAATTGTGACCGAGACGAGCGACAGCAACCACAAGAGCAGCAAGACGGCTGACGGCTTTACCAAGGTGGCGCTGCTCGCCTCGGAAACCCCGCGCGCGCAAGAGGCGTTTTCGATGCTGTGGGCACAGCGCGACTGGGCCCCGCTCGAAGAGGCCGAAGCCGCCGTAGTGCTGGGCGGCGACGGCTTCATGCTTCAGACCCTGCATGCCATGCTCGACACCGAACGGGTTATCCCCGCTTATGGGATGAACCTCGGCACGGTCGGCTTTCTGATGAACCGGTTCGACAAGCGCGCCAATGTGCTCGCGCGGCTTGAGCGTTCGCATGGCAAGCGGATTGCTCCCTTGCTGATCGAGGCCGTCACGCAGGACGGCGAGACGCACCAGCTGCGCGCGATCAACGAGCTGTCGCTGCTGCGTGAGACGCGCCAGACCGCCAAGATCGAAGTCACCGTGGGCAGCCGCGTGCGGATCAAGGAGCTGGTCGGCGACGGCGTGCTGGTGGCGACGCCTGCGGGATCGACCGCCTACAACTTCTCCGCCAATGGCCCGATCCTGCCGCTCGATAGCCAGATGCTCGCGCTCACCCCGATCAGCCCGTTCCGCCCTCGCCGGTGGCGCGGTGCGATCCTGCCCGACCAGATGCCGATCAAGTTCCGCGTGCTCGAACCGGCCAAGCGCTCGGTCTCGGCGGTGGCTGACCAGAAGGAGGTGCGCGACATCGCCGAGGTCACGGTCCGCATCGCGCCTGAATCGGAGCTGGAGCTGCTGTTCGATCCCGGCCAGTCGCTGGCCGAACGGATCGTATCGGAGCAGTTTGCGGTCGATTGA
- the trxA gene encoding thioredoxin, translating into MATVNVTDESWKTDVLESDKPVLVDFWADWCGPCKMIAPALEEISEELGDAVTIAKMDIMENTGVPADMGVQSIPLMVLFKNGEAVARKVGAAPKSQLKEWLEGEI; encoded by the coding sequence ATGGCCACCGTCAATGTCACCGATGAAAGCTGGAAAACCGATGTGCTGGAAAGCGACAAGCCTGTGCTGGTCGATTTCTGGGCCGATTGGTGCGGCCCGTGCAAGATGATCGCCCCTGCGCTGGAAGAAATCAGCGAAGAGCTGGGTGATGCTGTCACCATCGCCAAAATGGACATCATGGAAAACACCGGCGTGCCCGCCGATATGGGCGTGCAATCGATCCCGCTGATGGTGCTGTTCAAGAACGGCGAAGCGGTCGCGCGCAAGGTTGGCGCGGCCCCCAAAAGCCAGCTTAAAGAATGGCTTGAAGGCGAGATTTGA
- a CDS encoding inositol monophosphatase family protein, producing MSELSPLDAEIRDLFRFASQRSILPRFRALADDEIEMKGEDDPVTVVDREVESFLTEALSKLAPGVAVVGEEAVAADASVLENLSQQCWIIDPLDGTANFTEGKHPFGIIIALADAGKAVAGWLYDPNSDRLCHARAGEGAFVNGEKITARTTGKAQPVTAVAKQFLTEDQRAMVDEKLAPHYTLVDIPRCAAEQYPRLALGENDISSFKRTLAWDHAAGVLWLNEAGGKAARLDGSEYRVDQHGESGDFKGLLGASSPQLWDEFVGRLQA from the coding sequence GTGAGCGAGCTATCGCCCTTGGACGCCGAAATCCGCGACCTTTTCCGCTTCGCTTCGCAGCGCTCGATCCTGCCGCGTTTCCGCGCGCTGGCCGATGACGAGATCGAGATGAAGGGCGAGGACGATCCGGTCACCGTGGTGGACCGCGAGGTCGAGAGCTTCCTTACCGAAGCGCTCTCCAAGCTCGCACCCGGCGTGGCTGTCGTTGGCGAGGAAGCGGTGGCCGCCGACGCATCGGTGCTCGAAAATCTGTCACAGCAATGCTGGATCATCGACCCGCTCGACGGCACCGCCAACTTCACCGAAGGCAAGCACCCGTTCGGCATCATCATCGCGCTCGCCGATGCCGGAAAGGCGGTTGCAGGCTGGCTCTACGATCCGAACAGCGACCGGCTCTGCCATGCGAGAGCGGGCGAAGGCGCGTTCGTGAATGGCGAGAAAATCACCGCGCGCACCACGGGAAAGGCACAGCCAGTCACCGCCGTTGCCAAGCAATTCCTGACCGAAGATCAGCGCGCAATGGTCGATGAAAAACTCGCGCCGCACTACACGCTGGTCGACATTCCGCGCTGCGCCGCCGAGCAATATCCGCGGCTCGCGCTGGGCGAGAACGACATCTCAAGCTTCAAGCGCACGCTCGCCTGGGATCACGCCGCAGGGGTGCTGTGGCTCAACGAAGCAGGCGGAAAAGCCGCGCGGCTCGACGGCAGCGAATACCGCGTCGACCAGCACGGCGAGAGCGGCGACTTCAAAGGCCTGCTCGGCGCATCAAGCCCGCAGCTGTGGGACGAATTTGTGGGGCGCCTGCAAGCCTAA
- a CDS encoding EAL domain-containing protein translates to MSKGHTSVGKTLPGKRSASLRGPVRGSFPGVKAAALESDLLRALDRREIEVLFQPQFSCRTGAVVGAEALARWQHPSLGEIGARDLFAVAERAALVAPLSRHVIARALEDAAGWPDELTLSLNITPEELGDPRFAHDFAELIGKSTIEPTRLMLEITEDLLVRNIEQASAALKALRGLGFRTALDDFGAGFCNFRYLRELPLDAIKLDKIMIDGVPADAKALAVLRAIMELAKALELDIYAEGIETDLQRAAIISEGCDYWQGFLRAQPMKSDDVIALSQTARGAGHG, encoded by the coding sequence ATGAGTAAGGGGCACACTTCTGTTGGCAAGACGCTGCCCGGAAAGCGTTCGGCGTCATTGCGCGGTCCGGTGCGCGGGAGCTTTCCCGGTGTGAAGGCTGCTGCGCTGGAAAGCGATCTGCTGCGCGCGCTCGACCGGCGTGAGATCGAGGTGCTGTTCCAGCCGCAATTCTCGTGCCGCACTGGCGCGGTTGTGGGGGCAGAGGCGCTGGCGCGCTGGCAGCATCCCTCGCTGGGAGAGATCGGCGCGCGCGATCTGTTTGCGGTTGCTGAGCGGGCTGCGCTGGTTGCTCCGCTGTCGCGCCATGTGATTGCGCGCGCGCTGGAGGATGCGGCAGGCTGGCCGGACGAGCTGACGCTATCGCTCAACATCACGCCAGAGGAGCTGGGCGATCCGCGCTTCGCCCACGATTTCGCCGAGCTAATCGGCAAGAGCACCATCGAGCCGACGCGGCTGATGCTGGAGATCACCGAAGACCTGCTGGTGCGCAATATCGAGCAAGCATCGGCGGCGCTCAAGGCATTGCGCGGGCTGGGCTTCCGCACCGCGCTCGACGACTTCGGCGCAGGCTTCTGCAACTTCCGCTATCTGCGCGAATTGCCTCTCGATGCGATCAAGCTCGACAAGATCATGATCGACGGAGTCCCTGCCGATGCCAAGGCGCTGGCGGTGCTGCGCGCGATCATGGAGCTGGCCAAGGCGCTCGAGCTCGACATCTATGCCGAGGGGATCGAGACCGACCTCCAACGCGCGGCGATCATCTCCGAAGGGTGCGATTACTGGCAGGGCTTCCTGCGCGCGCAGCCGATGAAGAGCGACGATGTGATCGCCCTGTCGCAGACCGCACGCGGGGCAGGGCACGGCTAG